Genomic segment of Simkaniaceae bacterium:
GTCACCAATGCTGAAATAGAGGAATATCGCAATTCATCAGCCTTTGCTATTCATTACTGGGCGACAAGCTGGCAAAAGTAAACCATAATCTGAAAGTCTCTTGCAGGCAATTAGAGGACAAAGCCGGAAGAATTTGTTATCACTTGGATCATTATTGATTTTTTTTGTAGCTTAAAATTCATTGGAGTGATTATTTTTGAACTCCTCAGTTTAAAGGGGATTTTAATGAAGTACAGAGCTCTAGCAGCAATATTTTCTATTCATCTGGGAAATGCTTTATCCTAATATCGGAACCAGTGGATTCCATGAGTTTGCTTATAATCGATATTTTGTTGAAACAGGAACATTTTGGGGACATGGGATTGATAAAGCCTTACAAGCAAAGTTTAAATTTGTCCGATCCATTGACAATGATTCTCGCCTCATTAAATCCTGCAAGAGTCGTTTTCAAAAAAGTTCAAGAATCAAATTATATCAAGGAGATTCAAGTAAACTATTGTCAGCTATGATCAAAGATATTCATGAGCCAATTACTTTTTGGTTGGATGCACATAGATATCCTCCTATTGATGATGGACAACTTAATTCCCCTATTCTTGCAGAACTTGAGCAAATCTCAAGACATCCAATTAAATATTATACCATTCTTATTGACGATTTACATTGCTGTGGAACTGCAGCCTTTGATTATCTTACAGAAAAAGATCTAATTGAAAAAATAATGCAAATTAATCCTAACTACCATATCAAGCATGTTGCAGGGGGAGACAATGATGAATACCCCAACAATGTATTAGTTGCGTATATCCCTAAAGATTTAATAGATTAGATGCATTACCTTCTTTTTTATTTATCCTTAAAAAAATGATATTCATGCAGGGCTCCTTTGCTTTTTGTAAATGAGGTTCTTCCCCAGAAGACGATTTAAAGTGATAGGATGAGTTTATAGCAGCTGAGGTAGTGTATGCTTTTAGAGAAAAAGTCATAAAATTTGGAGATTATAGACCCGTCCTCTATTCAGGCCAGATATAATTGGCAGGAAGGAAATTTTTTAGGTTCGGGAATTTGTCTGCCTTAAAAAGAGCTTTGGAGCCATAATAACGATTAATATAGTTTTCTGGGTTTTTAGGGACATTAATTAAAATTGGCCCAAAAGCCATTTTTGATATATGAGAAACTTCATTTTGATACCAAAAACTTTGAGGATATGCACCTGTTGTTTCTGTATACCTTAAATAAATTTTTCCATCTTTTTGAAAGGTTGGGTATAACTCAATAAAAAACGACTTAAGTCTGCCGTCAAAATCAATGAATGTTTTCCATATCCGATATAAACCATGGTCATCATCGGTTGGCATAAGAAAGAGGTTTTCTTTCAAAAAAATTTCTTGCAAGGCTATGAGTTTATGTTCATCTTCTTCTTTAAATTCCAAATCGATGTCCCCATCCCAAGGAATAAATCCTTTATGACGCAATAGACCTAAAAGGGCTCCGCCATCTACCCAGTATATAATTTCATGATCAGATAGGATTCGATCAACAATTTGCATAGTATGATATAAATATCCTACTTGAATGGGGGACATGTTTTCAGAATAAATAGGATTAAAGATCAATATAAGCAATAGCTTTATTAGTTTTATGAATTTTCTGGCCATATCCACTCAGCTAAAATATCAGAATTTTTTTTTAGAGATAAATTTTCAAGAACATCCAACTCGTTCAAATTAGCAATATTGGTAGAAATTGGTCCAAATTTCGCTCTTTGAAGAGAACTAATTTCCGATCGTACTGTTGTTATCAGTATTCTGACTTTTTTAAGTTTTTGCATGTCATTTATATAGGTGTACCAAATTTGATAGCGATTGTTTGCTGAATTAGTTGGGTTTAAAAAAAAGTGATTTTGAGCTAATACATCGCGTAATTCGATGAGGGCATCTACATCAACACCAGGAACTATAAGTTGGATGCAATTATCTTCTTTTGTAAGCCCCCCGCAGATAAAAAAACTCTTAGTCATTGAATCAGACAAGTAGTAAGATATATCGTGCTTATTAAATATTTCATCTAATAACCCCATAGATTTATAAAGATGACCAATGGCTTCAGGAGTTTCCTTTTGGTTACTTGCAAAGACGGAAGTTATGAGAAAAACCCCAACATACAGCGCTTTGTACACAAAGTTATCCATACAAGTTTTTATTGCAGTAGTTTTCAGCATAGTTGTCGCATAAGTTAGAATTTCATGTAGCTATTGCCAAGCTTGGACTTAGATTTACATTTTTCTGGATTAAAAGCAGCTTATTAAATTTTTTTCTAGAAATTCCACCTCTTGAATCACTCCTGGTATATCTAAGCCGACGCTATTGATAATAGGCGGAGGTGAGGTAAATCAACCAAGCGGGGATACTGGGTGGATTAATGAGATGCTTTTAAATTTAGAAAAGTATAAAACTGAATCCAAACTGGTGATAGCTATACCAAGAGCAAATAGACAAGGCAGGCGGACCCAAAAAGTTGCAAAGTTGAGGTGAGGTAAATCGGCCAATCGAGGATGCTGCAGCGACAAAAAAACAACACTTGAATCACGAGCGGTATAAGCTGAAAACTATCGGATTTCACTTCATAGGAAATAAGTTAATGACATTAAATTTATTTATTTTAACTTTTTGTTTAATTGTTGGTTTGAGTGCAGAAAACTATTCACTAGATAATAATTTCCTACATCAGCTTATCTCAAGATATAATAGGCCGATAACATTTTTGGGTATCGGTCCTGATCCCACGGGCTGTATTAATCAAATGTCTGGGAAATATCAAGGCGTTTTTGTCTTATTAGATTCTATTACCCCATCAACTTCTTTTGAGCCCTGTTTTTCAAATTTCATGCACTTAAGAAGACCGTATACTTTAAAGTTAATAAGTCATTTGGTTGAATCAGAGCATTTTGATTTTGTGTATATTTGGGATGAGCAATTTGTGAAAGTTTATCGTTATATTTCGAGTCTTGGCAATTGTTCTGAAAATGTCTTAATCAAAATGGTTCCTTTTAGTAATCATATCATGAAAAAATTGAGTTCACAGGGTTTTTCATTAATTAAATTGAATGATCAGTCCGAAGAATTGTTTTTATATAAATCCAATAAAGTTAATTTTCAAAAGAGAACAACATGGTTTGAGGGGAAAACTAATACACCTACAGCAAGAGAAATTATAAGTTCTAGGGATTCAAAAGTTTTAAAAAAAAAGTACGGGGTAAAACCTATCATTTCTAAATGGGAGCCTGGAATTAATTTAATAACATTTAAAATGATGAGAGGGGGAATTCCCTTTACTGAAACTCTTTCTTCTGAAATGACGAAAATTTTGGAAATTTTCCATCGAGATTTAATGCCTAATAACATTATTGTTCAAGGAAATAAATTAACTTTGATTGATTTTGAAGACCCAAATATTAGTGAAAATCAATTTCGAACAATTATTACACCTGAATTTAAACAATTAATGAGTCAATTTGCTCTTGAGGAGAATGAGAAAAATATTCCTAAGATGTTCGAGGGAATTCTGAAATATAGTCAAATAGTATGTAATGGTGCAAAATAGTGAAATTAACGATAAAGATCATAATTGTTTTCTGCTTTTTGAATTCTCTTATCGCATCTGCTGAAGAGAAAAAATGCCATCGAGTTGTAACTTATGAATTAAGCAAAGGGCGATTTGGTGATCAACTTTTATGTTATCTTCATGCGAAGTGGGTTGCATTTAAGTATAATCTCCCAATTTTATACAAACCGTTTGCTTATTCTCAATATCTGCGGTTAGATGATTTAGAACCGCGGGTTTTAAAGCATGTCAATAGAAATTGTTTAGAAAAAAAAGTGTTGCAGCCATGTGTATATCTTGAAAAATTTCTAAATACAGGGGATAAACCAACACTGTATGTTATTCCATATTTTCCGGAATCTAATTGGGAAATGATGTTTTATGGGACAAGAAATAAGTGGCCATATTTTTTTGTAGACTGGACAAATGAAGGGTTTTTAAGAGAGATTAGGGGCCTAATTCATCCTAAGAAACCATTGAAATTAGTTGCTGTTTCTAAGGATAAAATCAATGTGGCTATTCATATCAGACAGGGAAAAGAATATGATGGAGAAGGAATAAGTGTTTTTTACCCTCTTAAATTCCCTCCCTTTGAGTTTTATGTTGAACAACTTAAAAACTTGCACAAGTTTTTTAATTATGTCCCCTTATATGTAAATGTATTCACTGATGATTCTAATCATTCAAGTTTAGTTGCAGCCTTTCAACGTGAATTTAATGGTCATCAAATCCAATTTGAATCAAGTAAATCAGATATACAAAATCAATTAGGTGTTCTAGAAGATTTTTTTTCTATGCTTCAATTTGATTGTCTAATTTATAGTGAGTCAAATTTCTCGCGTTGTGCATCAATAATTGGGGATTACATGCTTTCTATACGGCCAAAGGCCTTCCATTGGAAGGGGGGAGACTTGGTTATTGATGATGTAGATGTAAAAATTGGTAAAAAATTTTTTAAAAGTAGCTGTTATGAAGAGATTTATACTAAAGATTTTTTGGGTCATTATATTACTTGTTTTTTTTCATCACGGTGAGGGAACAGACAATACTCCTTGTCTCGCATTTGTACATATCGGAAAAAAATTGCCGGAATATTTGCCTATAGCAATAAAGCAAGCCCGCTTATTTAATTCTTGCCAAATTTTTATGGTTGCCGCAAAAACAGTGCTCCAAGAAAATGCTCAATTCTTGAATGAGTTTGCTGTGAAAGGTATTGCATATGAAGATTTAAATCCAACAGCGCACCATTCTTTTTTTATTAAACATTCTAAGCTAAATCGTTCTTTTAGAGAGGGGTTTTGGTTCTTTGCATCTGAGCGATTTTTTTTTCTTGAGGAGTTGATGAAGCAACAAAATCTATCTAAGGTTGTACATTTAGAGTCTGATGTCATGATTTATGTTGATATAGAAAAACTAATGCCCGTTTTATGCAACTATTACAAAGGAATTGGGGCAACTTTTGACACTGACACTCGATGTATTCCCGGATTCGTATTTTTTAACAGCGTCAATTCTATTGAGAAGTTGACTCGACACATGGCTACTTGTGTTCAAGAAAATTTAGATGATATGTATATAATGGGGGATTTTAGAAAAAAATATGGCTTGAATTGGATTGACACTTTGCCAATAGTTGATGAAGAATATATTCTAAAGGAAAAAGTTAAAAGTGTTACTCCTCAGATCTTTTGCAATCATGTGAATCAATTCAAAGGGGTTTTTGATGCAGCCTATTTAGGACAGTTTTTGGGTGGAATTGATCCGAGAAATGGAGATGTTAAATTTGGTTATGTCAATCCGCATTGCTTGATTAACTCATCAAAAATGTCCATTGATTGGGAGCGAGACCACGAAGAAAGACTTGTTCCGATTTTAATATATAAAAATAAAAAAAGAAGGATTTATAATTTACATGTACATTCAAAACGTTTGGAAAAATTTTATTCAATTAGGTAGAAAAGGAATACAAAGAGCTGGTTTTTTTTCTATATTTCTTTTTTTAACCTTTTTTTGCTTCCAAAACGTTAATTCTCAAATTCGTAATTCCAGTGCTCCATATTTAAGTGGAGATACATTCAGAGGAATTGCTGATTTTCTTTATGATGAAACTACAGTTTCTTTTGATCCGATGAAGGTGAAATCGGGTGATATTATTTTTGTGAAAACGGATATGCTAGAGGGTTTCTTTAATGAAAAACATCATCGAATTTTAAATCCCTATATTTTGATTTCGCATAATAGTGATGACCCCATTTCAGAAAATTTTGCGCGGTATTTAGATGATTCTAAATTAATTGTGTGGTTTGCTCAAAATGTAGATAATTATCGTCATAATAAATTAATACCAATCCCAATAGGAATTGCGAATCAATATTGGAATCATGGCTCTATCAAAACATTTAATTTAGCAAAAAAACGGGCAGCTCAATCTAGTAAGTCGTACCTTTTAACAATGAATTTTTCTAATGGATCATTTCCAAAAGAGCGAGTTCGGTTGTGGCAATTATTAAGCAATAAGGCCTATTGCTATACTCCTGAGATCAAGAGCCATCTAATGTATCTTTTAGATTTAGCTAAATCAAAATTTGTCTTAAGTCCTCGAGGGAACGGAATCGATTGTCATCGCACATGGGAGACGTTATATATGGGAGGGATTCCTGTTGTAATGAGTTCGACATTGGATGATCTTTTTGAGGGTTTGCCTGTTCTTGTAGTCGGAGATTGGGGGGAAATCAATCAAAAATTTTTAGAAAAAAAATGGATTGAATTCAGGAACAAGGAATTTAATAATGAGAAATTATTTTTTCCATACTGGAAAAAATTGATTTTAAAATACAAGAATGATTCGACTATAAAGGAATGGGGGGATTTAATTAATGAAATGCCGGAAATATATCAGGATATCCTTGTTAATAATAAAGTGATAAAGAAAGGGATTAGATCTTCTGAAGATCGTTATAATGCGATTAGAAAAGTTTTAGGTTCGCTTCCAAAAAATTTCAAAGCATTAGATTTGGGAGCATCTCAAGGGTACTTTTCATTTAGAATGGCAAATGAATTCGGCGCTCGTTGCATTATGATTGAAGATGGGTATCTAAATTCTGCTAAACACTGGAAAACAGGGGATTTACTTCATGGTCTATGCATGGCAAATAGTGAATTGAAGAAACTCACTTTGCTTAAGAAAAAAGTTTGTTTAAAAGACCTCGAAGAAATATCAAAGAAGGAAAAGTTTGATGTTGTTCTTGCATTCTCTGTCATCCATCACTTAAGGCACAGAAATTCAGATTCATTTGATACTTTTGATAAGGCTATTGAACACCTATTGAATTTAGCTCCTGTCGTATTAATTGAGAATCCGCAAAATACGGGAATTCATACAAGGTATATTCGAGAGAAGCTAATAAAAAATAATGGTAAGGTGATTTTTTCATCTAATAGAGGTCAATTATTATATGAGATCTTTTTATTTGATCGACGAAAGAGCCATCAAGTTGAATCTAGATGCACGGATTTATCTGCAGAGATATATAATAGTTTCAATGGTTCTTTTAAAAATTAGATTTAATTAGTTGATGTGAAGTTTTAGAGTGAATTATATGCATAAACTCATTTTATTAATGCTTGTTTTGTTGCTAAATGTATTTGTAGAGGGTGCAGGTTTTAGCGAAAATATTGAATATCCTTTAGAAAAGGGATTCATAGATGTGATTATTCCATCTGTTGAAAAAGATGTTCGGATTTTAAATCATGCGATTCGAGGAATAAGGAAAAATGGTAAGGATATTCGTAGGGTTATCGTTGTTTCAAAAAACAGGTTAAGTTGGGAAGCAGAATGGTTTTCTGAAGAGAATTATCCATTTACTAAACTTGATGTGGCATTTGCGCTTTTCCAAGGTGATAAGCAAGCTGCTTCAAATTATATTTCCCACCCCGATAATCGTATTGGCTGGATCTATCAACAACTAATAAAATTATATGCATACCAAGTTGTTCCGGATCTATCCAATAATCTACTTATACTTGACTCTGATACGGTATTTATAAGGCCAACAGAATTTCAGAATGAAGATGGATGGCCGTTATTTAATGTTAGTGATGAGTACCATATTCCCTATTTTGTTCATGCAGCAAAGCTTGTCCCGGGTTTATCAAAGGTGTTTAAAGAATTTTCAGGAATTACACATCACATGCTTTATCAAAGACCTGTATTAGAGGATTTATTTTCTATTGTCGAGGCCACTCATAGTAGGCCGTTTTGGGAGGTTTTTTGTCAGAAAATTGACAAAACGCAGCATTTTTTTTCTGGTGCTTCAGAATATGAAATCTATTTTAATTTTTTTGTGGCTCGAAGCCCTCAATACAAAATTCGCAAGCTACGTTCGATTGATGGACAATATAAGGATCTCAATAAACACTTTAAGCTAAGGTTTTTTGATTATGTTTCTTATCATGCATTTAAACAAACCACATGAAATACGAATTATGGTGCTATTCAAGATTAATTGAGGGATTAGAACAATAAATTAAATAAAATATCAAATTATGTTTGAGTAATATCTTAAAAGATATCAGTTAAACTATCACTAGGTTAAAATATGAGTGTATTATTTAAAAAGATTCAGTTTTTATTATTGAGCAATATATTAATGACATTTGCTTGGTCTTCTGAAAGAGAGGAACTTACTTATTCTGACCCATACGCAACTCATCAGCATGTCCTTAAAGAACTTATACTTAAGACAGAGGGTCCAATTATTGAATTCGGCTGTGGTAATTCAAGTACGGATCTTTTGCATGCTCTATGTAAAAAAACATCGCGTATATTAATCACCCTTGATGATGATAAGCAGTGGTTAGATAGATTCAAATTGAAATATTTAGGGGAGGGATATGAGAAGGATAATTCCGGATGGCACAAATTTTTCTTCGTTCCTGGTAAGAAAGATAACGGATCCCCAGATCATTGGATTCAATTTTTTGAGAATTGTGAGTACATTAATTCACAAGAATATTCTATTTGTTTTGTAGATCAATCTCCCTGGCTTGCTAGATATGAAACTATTAAAATATTTAAACACACCTCAGAGTATGTTCTCTTGCATGACTGTAATTATTTCCCAGAAAAAAATGTCTTTGGAAAAGTTATTCATCCTTTAGATCGCAAAAACCATATAAAGGGGGTGTTCGATTTTGGTGATGAATTCCCTTTTTTCAAAGTTTATTATCCAGATCATCCTTGGCCTGGAGATACAGGTCCACCAACTTTAGTGGGAAGTATGTCAAAATCTGAATTTCCTGAATTTTGATAATAAGTAGTTGCTCTGTTGCATAATTCGATAAACTATCAGGTTATTGACCATAAGGGTTTTAACAACTACAGGGAGCACAGACTCGACTTTAGGCTTTCTGAAAAAAAACATTCTTTTCATCACAAAAAAAAAGGCAAATCTTTATAAGTTAACTTTTTTTTCACCAAGAATAAAAGGTTTCTTATGTTCGATTTGCCTGCTGCAAAGTTATCTGTTCTCTCTATTTTTTTGCCCCTTTTTTTTTCGAAGCCCTCCTATATGAACTTTCTTGAGTTACTTCAAGGACATGTTCTATGCAAAGGAAAACGAACTATTTCTGAAATTTTAAAGTCTCTTGGTTTAAGAAACGTTAAAAATTACTCTAGATATCACGATTTCTTCAGGAAAGCTAAATGGTCAACTCTAAAGGGTGCTGAAATTCTTCTTCTCTATATTGTTTCATTAATTCCGGGAGAGATTGAAATTTCAGTAGATTCTACAGTTGAACGTAGAAAAGGACCTAAAATTAAAGGCTTGGGTATCCAAAGAGATGCTGTCAGATCAAGCAAGGGTAGAAAAGTCCTAGTTCCCGGGTTAAATTGGTTAGTTGTTGCAATCCATTTTAAATTTCCTTGGTTCAAACAAGGGGTGGCTTTACCTTTTTTATCAATTTTAATGCCACCGGAAACCCCTTTATCAACGTCTAAGAATACAAAAGATCTTAAAAAATCGAAAAAGCATAAAACATTGACTAAATGGACTTGCCAGGTTGCCATGCTACTACGTCGTTGGATTAAGCACCCAAAAAAAATCACAATTATTGCTGACAGTGCTTTTGCCACTTATGCTTTAGCAAACACTTGTATTGATTTAGGAATTACATTGGTTTCTAGAATGCGCCTAGATGCTAGAACCTTTGAATTTCCGGAAGAAAAGCCCAAAAAGGTCGTAAAAAACTCGTAGGTAAAAGATTACCAATGTTTAAAGTGATCCTAAAAGATCCTTCCATGGTTTGGGATACATTCGAAATATTATGGTATGGGGGAAAGAAAAAGAAGATGGATGTTTTAACCGGAACATGTCTTTGGTACGGTTATGGAATTCGACCTGTTCCGATTAGGTGGGTTTTAACTCGGGATTCTAATAATAATGGGGAAGCTGCGGTGTTGTTTAGTACAGATGTTAACATACTTGCAATTAGGGTAATAGAAGCATTTGTCCTTCGTTGGCAACTTGAGGTTACTTTTGAAGAAGCTCGACGCCATCTTGGAATGGAAACACAAAGACAATGGTCAGACAATGCAATCGATAGAATAACCCCATGTATTCTTGCATCATACTCCATTATCAACCTATTGGCATTGGCAACTGCAAAATCAAAAGGTGAAGATATTCCTGTTCAAACTAGCTCCTGGTACAAAAAAAACCATGTGACGTTTTCTGACGTTTTAGCTTATGTAAGAATGAAGATACTGAGGACAAAATATATGCACAGGTTCAACAAAAATAGCGAAATAGAGGATATAGAGCTCAAAGAAATCATCGAGCAGCTGGCGGCTG
This window contains:
- a CDS encoding LicD family protein encodes the protein MARKFIKLIKLLLILIFNPIYSENMSPIQVGYLYHTMQIVDRILSDHEIIYWVDGGALLGLLRHKGFIPWDGDIDLEFKEEDEHKLIALQEIFLKENLFLMPTDDDHGLYRIWKTFIDFDGRLKSFFIELYPTFQKDGKIYLRYTETTGAYPQSFWYQNEVSHISKMAFGPILINVPKNPENYINRYYGSKALFKADKFPNLKNFLPANYIWPE
- a CDS encoding DUF6492 family protein translates to MHKLILLMLVLLLNVFVEGAGFSENIEYPLEKGFIDVIIPSVEKDVRILNHAIRGIRKNGKDIRRVIVVSKNRLSWEAEWFSEENYPFTKLDVAFALFQGDKQAASNYISHPDNRIGWIYQQLIKLYAYQVVPDLSNNLLILDSDTVFIRPTEFQNEDGWPLFNVSDEYHIPYFVHAAKLVPGLSKVFKEFSGITHHMLYQRPVLEDLFSIVEATHSRPFWEVFCQKIDKTQHFFSGASEYEIYFNFFVARSPQYKIRKLRSIDGQYKDLNKHFKLRFFDYVSYHAFKQTT
- a CDS encoding transposase, translating into MFDLPAAKLSVLSIFLPLFFSKPSYMNFLELLQGHVLCKGKRTISEILKSLGLRNVKNYSRYHDFFRKAKWSTLKGAEILLLYIVSLIPGEIEISVDSTVERRKGPKIKGLGIQRDAVRSSKGRKVLVPGLNWLVVAIHFKFPWFKQGVALPFLSILMPPETPLSTSKNTKDLKKSKKHKTLTKWTCQVAMLLRRWIKHPKKITIIADSAFATYALANTCIDLGITLVSRMRLDARTFEFPEEKPKKVVKNS